One stretch of Rosistilla oblonga DNA includes these proteins:
- a CDS encoding DUF1559 domain-containing protein — protein MRRNSSRGFTLVELLVVIAIIGILVGLLLPAVQAAREAARRMQCSNNLKQIGLALHNYHDINRSLPIGSLGFLIQGWTVPVLPFVEQQTVYDQLAIGLPNGFDVNGVNAAVVDNWTPDMFWCPSSAATPMHLRVTSGNTVKMSTMSYIGIAGAPTSATNSSDPTGAGRCISGGQGYACANGTMIPNDTVRFRDLTDGLSNTVVIGESSSWGETAAGARIEIRTSAEWGAWAGSAASTTPPNNGTSYMWSANPYCRQITSLRYPIGTTLQLSGSGGNHRDGVNNALHSMHPGGVQVTRGDGGVGFLSETMEFLVLRNLCIRDDGNVIPGDVF, from the coding sequence ATGCGCCGCAATTCTAGTAGGGGCTTTACGCTCGTCGAACTTCTCGTCGTGATCGCGATCATTGGGATCTTGGTTGGTCTGTTGCTCCCCGCGGTCCAAGCGGCTCGTGAAGCGGCTCGCCGGATGCAGTGTTCCAACAATCTGAAGCAGATCGGATTGGCGTTGCACAACTATCACGACATCAATCGTTCGCTGCCGATCGGTTCGCTTGGCTTCCTGATCCAAGGCTGGACAGTTCCGGTCCTACCATTCGTGGAACAACAAACGGTTTACGACCAATTGGCTATCGGCCTTCCGAACGGCTTTGACGTCAACGGAGTAAATGCTGCCGTCGTCGATAACTGGACACCCGACATGTTCTGGTGCCCATCGAGTGCTGCGACGCCGATGCACCTGCGAGTCACTTCCGGGAACACCGTCAAGATGTCAACGATGTCATATATCGGTATCGCTGGGGCGCCGACCAGTGCCACCAACAGCAGCGATCCGACCGGCGCGGGACGCTGCATCAGCGGCGGCCAAGGATACGCGTGTGCCAACGGTACGATGATTCCAAACGACACCGTTCGCTTTCGCGATCTGACCGATGGGCTCAGCAATACTGTTGTGATCGGCGAATCGTCGTCGTGGGGCGAGACCGCAGCAGGAGCGCGAATTGAAATTCGCACATCCGCAGAATGGGGTGCTTGGGCCGGTTCGGCTGCCAGCACGACTCCGCCCAACAACGGCACAAGCTACATGTGGAGTGCCAACCCATATTGCCGGCAGATCACCTCGCTGCGTTACCCGATCGGTACAACGCTGCAACTGAGCGGATCGGGCGGGAACCACCGCGACGGTGTCAACAACGCTTTGCATTCGATGCATCCCGGCGGTGTCCAGGTCACGCGTGGTGATGGTGGAGTCGGATTTCTGTCCGAGACCATGGAATTCCTGGTCCTGCGGAACCTTTGCATCCGCGACGATGGCAACGTGATCCCCGGCGACGTGTTCTAA
- a CDS encoding DUF1501 domain-containing protein, which yields MNKLFNGHAPRRTFLADMGMGFTGLALGAMLQREARGHGAAWAPPTGEPHMPPKAKSVIWLFMNGGVSQMESFDPKPMLTKYAGKTISETPFAETQDPEKLALARVAAPDGNGNQRNKLYPLQKGFKKHGESGIEVSDWFPHIAKHVDKLAVVRSMYTTDSNHGAQTQFHSGRHLNDGNYPTLGAWVHYGLGSLNENLPQFISIGKREYWNKRDGHYLGPAHDAVPMRVDPDNPLDFSSPERPFARSSQEIGQDLIQRLNNRRQLEYPNDPAMAARIASYELAFRMQSSIPDVVDFSQETAQTQAMYGIDKPHSREFGMQLLGARRLVEQGVRFIQIQHGGGGAGAWDAHGKLEANHTKNSLAVDQPIGGLLEDLEQRGLLDETLVVFATEFGRTPGSQGSDGRDHHIYGFSVWMAGGGLKRGVVHGATDEIGFHAVEDRHYVTDVHATILKQLGLDSRKLEIPGRKRLEIDHGRPIDQIIA from the coding sequence ATGAATAAGTTGTTCAACGGCCATGCGCCACGTCGTACGTTTCTTGCCGATATGGGCATGGGGTTTACCGGTTTGGCTTTGGGAGCGATGCTGCAACGCGAAGCGCGCGGCCACGGCGCAGCCTGGGCACCGCCGACGGGCGAGCCTCACATGCCGCCCAAAGCGAAGAGCGTGATCTGGTTGTTTATGAATGGCGGCGTCAGCCAGATGGAGAGCTTCGATCCGAAGCCGATGTTGACGAAATATGCCGGCAAAACCATTTCCGAAACGCCGTTTGCCGAGACTCAAGATCCCGAGAAACTCGCTCTGGCCCGCGTTGCCGCTCCCGATGGCAACGGGAACCAACGCAACAAACTCTATCCGCTGCAGAAGGGATTCAAGAAACATGGCGAAAGCGGGATCGAGGTCAGCGATTGGTTCCCGCACATCGCCAAACACGTCGATAAGTTGGCGGTCGTGCGGTCGATGTATACGACCGACAGCAACCACGGTGCCCAAACGCAATTCCACTCGGGCCGCCATCTGAACGATGGAAATTATCCGACGCTGGGTGCATGGGTCCATTACGGCTTGGGGTCGCTGAACGAGAACCTGCCGCAATTCATTTCGATCGGTAAGCGGGAGTATTGGAACAAACGGGACGGCCATTATCTTGGGCCCGCGCACGACGCGGTCCCGATGCGCGTCGACCCCGACAATCCTTTGGACTTCAGCAGCCCAGAGCGTCCGTTCGCGCGGTCGTCGCAAGAGATTGGCCAGGACCTGATCCAACGACTCAACAATCGACGTCAGTTGGAATACCCGAACGATCCCGCGATGGCTGCCCGAATCGCTTCGTATGAGCTTGCCTTCCGGATGCAGAGTTCGATTCCCGACGTCGTCGATTTCTCGCAAGAGACGGCTCAGACGCAAGCGATGTATGGAATCGACAAACCGCACTCGCGCGAGTTTGGCATGCAGTTGCTTGGTGCTCGGCGGCTGGTCGAGCAGGGCGTCCGCTTTATCCAGATCCAGCACGGCGGTGGCGGTGCGGGAGCATGGGACGCGCACGGCAAGTTGGAGGCCAACCACACCAAAAATTCGCTCGCCGTCGACCAACCGATCGGAGGTCTGTTGGAAGATCTCGAACAGCGTGGACTGTTGGATGAAACGCTTGTCGTCTTCGCCACCGAGTTCGGTCGCACTCCTGGTTCGCAAGGAAGCGACGGCCGCGATCACCACATCTATGGCTTCTCCGTTTGGATGGCCGGTGGTGGACTGAAGCGGGGCGTCGTGCACGGTGCGACCGACGAGATCGGGTTCCATGCCGTCGAGGATCGCCATTATGTGACCGACGTCCATGCCACGATCCTGAAACAGCTGGGCCTCGATTCCCGCAAACTTGAAATCCCCGGCCGTAAACGACTCGAGATCGATCACGGGAGACCGATCGATCAGATCATCGCTTAG
- a CDS encoding alkaline ceramidase, giving the protein MSDSTATVPAFHHAAFHGRVGIALNDITPPVGIYSRNWGAAAHDVADSIHRSLTLTATTIASLSGESPLVLIDADLGWWRTPELFPRFQQRLLEEFSLDSSQLIFALTHTHAGPPLLESTDPLPGMELTKPWLDSLLETAVTTVRQAFADASEATLEWQTGHCGLATTRDLPDPDSEGDRFLCGFDPEGQADGTLLLGRVTDAQGNLRATIVNYACHPTTLAWENTAISPDYIGAMRETIQKATGAPAVFLLGACGDQAPRYQYVGDTAVADGHGRELGYAALSTLAGMEPAGTQLAFEGAVTSGAPLAKWRHQPRKASEKIASVESSVDLPLKDWPSAAELEAQRIACTDRTLQERLLRRRDIRLRLGDGTTYPLPLYIWRMGDAVLVGSCCEAYSMLQRELRKRFPNNAIICMNLINGTIGYLPPADLYDKDVYAVWQTPFDRGCLEATLETLTQEIDDILR; this is encoded by the coding sequence ATGAGTGATTCGACCGCGACAGTTCCGGCTTTCCACCACGCTGCGTTTCATGGACGCGTCGGGATCGCACTGAATGACATCACGCCGCCGGTTGGGATCTATTCTCGCAACTGGGGCGCGGCGGCGCACGATGTGGCCGATTCGATCCACCGTTCGTTGACGTTGACCGCCACGACGATCGCGTCGTTGTCGGGCGAATCGCCATTGGTTCTGATCGATGCCGATCTCGGATGGTGGCGAACGCCAGAACTCTTTCCGCGGTTTCAACAGCGGTTGTTGGAAGAGTTTTCGCTCGACAGTTCGCAGCTGATCTTTGCGTTGACGCACACGCACGCCGGGCCACCACTGCTGGAATCGACCGATCCGCTTCCTGGAATGGAACTGACCAAACCGTGGCTCGATTCGCTGCTTGAAACCGCGGTCACGACGGTCCGTCAAGCCTTCGCCGATGCCAGCGAAGCGACGCTGGAATGGCAGACCGGGCATTGCGGTCTGGCAACAACTCGCGACCTGCCCGATCCCGATTCGGAAGGCGATCGCTTTTTGTGCGGCTTCGATCCCGAGGGACAAGCCGATGGAACGCTGTTGTTGGGGCGAGTCACCGACGCGCAGGGCAACTTGCGTGCAACGATCGTCAACTACGCCTGCCATCCGACCACGCTGGCTTGGGAAAACACGGCGATCTCGCCCGATTACATCGGTGCGATGCGCGAGACGATCCAGAAGGCGACAGGTGCTCCCGCAGTCTTCCTGCTGGGAGCGTGCGGCGACCAAGCACCTCGTTATCAATATGTCGGTGACACCGCGGTCGCCGATGGGCACGGTCGCGAATTGGGATACGCCGCGCTGTCGACTCTCGCCGGAATGGAGCCCGCCGGAACACAGTTGGCCTTCGAAGGAGCCGTCACGTCGGGAGCTCCCTTAGCGAAGTGGCGACACCAGCCGCGGAAGGCGTCCGAAAAAATCGCATCCGTCGAATCGTCGGTCGATCTGCCGCTGAAGGATTGGCCATCGGCAGCGGAGTTGGAAGCGCAGCGGATCGCATGTACCGACCGCACGTTGCAGGAACGGCTGCTTCGCCGACGCGACATCCGGCTCCGCTTGGGCGATGGCACGACGTACCCGTTGCCGCTGTACATCTGGCGGATGGGGGACGCGGTGTTGGTCGGCAGTTGTTGCGAAGCTTATTCGATGTTGCAACGCGAACTGCGCAAACGATTCCCCAACAACGCAATTATTTGCATGAATCTGATCAACGGCACGATCGGTTATCTGCCGCCTGCCGATCTGTACGACAAAGATGTCTATGCCGTTTGGCAAACCCCATTCGACCGTGGTTGCTTGGAAGCAACTTTAGAAACTTTAACCCAGGAAATCGATGACATCCTCCGCTAG
- the dgoD gene encoding galactonate dehydratase, which produces MKITAIETHVCHARMRNWIFVKVITDQPGLVGWGEATLEWHTRGVVGSIQDLSELLIGEDPTSIEHLWQMMWRQHFWHGSGVVRSTAISGIDLALWDILGKVHGVPCHRLWGGPVRDSIRMYCHLGGGNLESFYETPVDNARQFADLAQQAVDDGFSAFKSMAVPPTMPVEGLKAIKAADACVAAMREAVGDDIDIMVDCHARPSPAMGMQFAKALDQYGLYFFEEPCWPESLDSLAAINAAVTTPIATGERLTHLAAFRDLFAARGCEICQLDLTHCGGFTEARRIAALADAHRIALAPHNPQGPISTAASLEFGFSQPSYIICEAVHQDVPWRSDVVQESYVVDEATRTVTAGTAPGLGVTVDEDEIRKHPFQQELPQRVFYPDGAVGDW; this is translated from the coding sequence ATGAAAATCACCGCGATCGAAACGCACGTCTGTCACGCGAGGATGCGTAACTGGATCTTTGTCAAAGTAATCACCGACCAACCCGGCTTGGTCGGATGGGGCGAAGCGACGCTCGAATGGCACACCCGCGGTGTCGTGGGATCGATCCAAGATCTGTCCGAACTGCTGATCGGCGAAGACCCGACCAGCATCGAACATCTGTGGCAGATGATGTGGCGGCAGCATTTCTGGCACGGCAGCGGCGTCGTCCGCTCGACCGCGATCTCCGGGATCGACCTCGCCCTGTGGGATATTCTCGGCAAGGTGCACGGCGTGCCGTGCCATCGCCTGTGGGGCGGACCGGTTCGCGATTCGATCCGGATGTATTGCCATCTGGGCGGCGGAAACTTGGAAAGCTTCTACGAGACGCCGGTCGACAACGCCCGGCAGTTTGCCGATCTGGCTCAACAAGCGGTCGACGACGGTTTCAGCGCGTTTAAGTCGATGGCGGTTCCACCGACGATGCCCGTCGAAGGTTTGAAAGCGATCAAAGCGGCCGATGCCTGCGTCGCTGCGATGCGGGAAGCGGTCGGCGACGACATCGACATCATGGTCGACTGCCACGCTCGCCCATCCCCCGCGATGGGAATGCAGTTCGCCAAGGCGCTCGATCAGTATGGACTCTACTTTTTTGAAGAGCCCTGTTGGCCGGAGAGCCTCGATTCGCTGGCCGCGATCAACGCGGCGGTGACGACTCCGATTGCCACCGGCGAACGGCTGACGCATCTGGCCGCATTCCGCGATCTCTTTGCGGCTCGTGGTTGCGAGATCTGCCAGTTGGACCTGACGCACTGCGGCGGTTTCACCGAAGCCCGCCGGATCGCCGCTCTGGCCGATGCGCATCGAATCGCACTGGCTCCGCACAATCCGCAGGGACCGATCAGCACGGCGGCTTCGCTGGAGTTCGGTTTCTCGCAGCCTAGCTACATCATTTGCGAAGCGGTTCACCAGGATGTCCCTTGGCGAAGCGATGTCGTTCAAGAGAGTTACGTCGTCGACGAAGCGACGCGGACGGTCACAGCCGGGACCGCACCGGGATTGGGCGTTACCGTCGACGAAGATGAAATCCGTAAACATCCGTTCCAGCAAGAACTGCCGCAGCGGGTCTTTTATCCCGACGGCGCCGTAGGAGATTGGTAA
- a CDS encoding GntR family transcriptional regulator, whose amino-acid sequence MSITDFIRNDLALRLRSGRDLPAQLTLDSLAELYNVSFTPVRAAVADLIDEGLLRKGANRRLEACPLANALKEFDQLTEAPKPPADPSEKIADDLVLLSLEGKSVYLREEVTAEKYSLSRSAIRNILHQLAGEGMLDHIPRRGWRLRPFRQDDLQAFIEVREAMELKALQLARPRLDNQQLQAILERNASPTSAADRVPVDESLHEYLVATSGNAYIRDFFERQGRYFRLLFRWEDNDRSAALETLKQHRDVVQALLDEDWASAEAALSHHIRSNHPVLMTKPPTEAPPPTAPK is encoded by the coding sequence ATGTCGATCACCGATTTCATTCGAAACGATCTAGCACTACGGCTGCGATCCGGACGCGATCTCCCGGCGCAGCTGACGCTCGATTCGTTGGCGGAACTATATAATGTCAGCTTCACTCCCGTGCGGGCGGCGGTTGCCGACCTGATCGATGAGGGTTTGCTGAGGAAGGGTGCAAACCGGCGGCTCGAAGCCTGTCCGCTGGCCAACGCCCTGAAAGAATTCGACCAGTTGACCGAGGCTCCCAAGCCGCCAGCCGATCCGTCGGAAAAGATCGCCGATGATTTGGTGCTGTTGAGTCTCGAAGGAAAATCGGTTTATTTGCGCGAAGAGGTGACGGCGGAGAAATATTCGCTCAGCCGTTCGGCGATCCGGAACATTTTGCATCAATTAGCTGGCGAAGGGATGTTGGACCATATCCCGCGCCGCGGTTGGCGTTTGCGACCGTTCCGACAAGACGATTTGCAAGCGTTTATCGAGGTCCGCGAAGCGATGGAGTTGAAAGCGTTGCAGTTGGCGCGTCCGCGACTGGACAACCAGCAACTGCAAGCGATCCTCGAACGCAATGCGTCGCCGACATCGGCAGCCGACCGCGTCCCCGTCGACGAATCGCTGCACGAATATTTAGTTGCGACGTCGGGGAACGCCTACATCCGCGACTTCTTTGAACGCCAGGGCCGGTATTTCCGGTTGTTGTTCCGTTGGGAAGATAACGACCGATCGGCAGCCCTGGAAACATTGAAACAGCATCGCGATGTGGTGCAAGCGTTACTCGACGAGGATTGGGCGTCAGCCGAAGCGGCCCTTTCTCACCACATCCGATCGAACCACCCCGTCTTGATGACGAAACCACCCACCGAAGCCCCACCGCCCACCGCCCCTAAGTAG
- a CDS encoding cytochrome c peroxidase, with amino-acid sequence MLVVAGFAGASEAAQPLRPVDACFFDNDQTLLVVCQRSGEVLALDSTSGAVKTRLTVGGDLTAIERLPGGTAWAVDTAGDRLIEIDLEAGKLIAKSTIDCVRSPVSVIAGEANQLLVAGLWSRQVTCVARPAIDEPARPVWTQNLNFSPKTLRLLQPENVVLAVDAFGSQIAYLDASTGEQLRQIEFYGHRIRGMVDDPDGKRLIVSHQMLNSAAQSSNNDIHWGMMVSNDLRWLDRGRVMEADEENFYKDGHIDPIGIVGQGGADPNDLVCTVDGIVIVPLGGANEVAIGHEEFYELARLPVGINPVAVAVDSRGKTGWVVNRLDDSLTQIDIGERSVLKTVRLSEGWTPTTAELGERLFHNASLAHDGWMSCSSCHPGGHAVNERADNLSDGAYTSPKRVLSLLGRADTAPFGWIGADAKLEAQLQRTVRTTMQGHNKLTGEQVTQLTAFLESLVPPPPVVDASIPEVGESIARGQAIFQRQGCNDCHAGSKYTSAELYDVGLEDELGHTRFNPPSLLGVGQRGPRYFHDLRAESLEAVFTEHKHTLSKPLSQPDLEDLLTFLRSL; translated from the coding sequence TTGTTGGTTGTTGCTGGATTCGCTGGTGCTAGCGAGGCCGCTCAGCCGCTTCGCCCAGTCGATGCCTGTTTCTTCGACAACGACCAAACGTTGCTGGTCGTTTGCCAACGCAGCGGCGAGGTGTTGGCGTTGGACAGCACGAGTGGAGCGGTCAAAACCCGCTTGACTGTCGGGGGCGACCTAACAGCGATCGAACGCCTGCCTGGCGGGACTGCTTGGGCGGTTGATACCGCGGGTGACCGTTTGATCGAGATCGATCTGGAAGCTGGCAAGCTGATCGCCAAGTCGACGATCGATTGTGTGAGAAGTCCCGTTTCGGTGATCGCTGGCGAAGCGAACCAGTTGTTGGTGGCGGGGCTGTGGAGTCGTCAGGTGACATGTGTGGCTCGCCCCGCAATCGACGAACCGGCGCGTCCGGTCTGGACTCAGAATCTAAACTTCTCTCCCAAGACACTGCGGTTGTTGCAGCCGGAGAACGTCGTGTTGGCAGTCGATGCGTTTGGCAGCCAGATCGCCTACTTGGACGCGTCGACCGGGGAACAACTCCGCCAGATCGAATTCTACGGGCATCGGATCCGCGGGATGGTCGACGATCCCGACGGCAAGCGGTTGATCGTTTCGCACCAGATGCTCAACTCCGCCGCCCAATCATCGAACAACGACATCCACTGGGGCATGATGGTTTCCAACGATCTGCGTTGGTTGGACCGCGGCCGTGTGATGGAAGCCGACGAAGAGAATTTCTACAAAGATGGGCACATCGATCCGATCGGGATTGTTGGGCAGGGAGGCGCCGATCCGAACGATCTCGTCTGCACCGTCGACGGGATCGTTATCGTTCCGTTGGGCGGAGCGAACGAAGTAGCGATCGGACACGAAGAGTTTTACGAATTAGCGCGGCTGCCCGTCGGCATCAATCCCGTAGCGGTTGCTGTCGATAGCCGCGGCAAGACCGGTTGGGTCGTCAATCGTTTGGACGATTCGTTGACCCAGATCGACATCGGCGAGCGAAGCGTATTGAAAACAGTTCGCTTGTCGGAAGGCTGGACTCCAACGACGGCCGAACTCGGCGAACGTCTGTTTCACAACGCGTCGCTGGCCCACGACGGTTGGATGAGTTGTTCCAGTTGTCATCCCGGCGGCCACGCGGTGAACGAACGAGCGGATAATCTCAGCGACGGCGCGTACACCTCGCCCAAACGAGTGCTCTCGCTGCTGGGCCGCGCCGATACGGCTCCCTTCGGCTGGATCGGTGCCGACGCAAAGTTGGAGGCTCAACTGCAGCGGACCGTCCGCACGACGATGCAGGGGCACAATAAGCTCACCGGCGAACAGGTGACTCAGCTAACAGCGTTTCTGGAATCGTTGGTCCCACCGCCACCGGTCGTCGACGCATCGATTCCCGAAGTCGGCGAATCGATCGCGCGCGGCCAAGCGATCTTCCAACGCCAAGGCTGCAACGATTGCCACGCCGGCAGCAAATACACCTCAGCGGAATTGTACGACGTCGGGCTCGAAGACGAACTCGGCCACACCCGCTTCAACCCGCCATCGCTGTTGGGCGTCGGCCAGCGCGGCCCACGCTACTTCCACGACCTGCGAGCCGAATCGTTAGAAGCTGTCTTCACCGAGCACAAGCACACCCTCTCTAAACCGCTCTCTCAACCCGACCTCGAAGATCTGCTGACCTTCCTGCGCAGCCTGTAG
- a CDS encoding DUF1553 domain-containing protein, with the protein MKLPSRICATIICLAVVAQASLFADDTQVDYETEVKPLLRERCYACHGALKQEGGLRLDTGAFMRQGGDSGAAVDLEEDPEFNLLVERTADTDPGSRMPPEFEGEPLSAEQVDLLKRWIAAGADSPADEVPEADPAQHWSFQPLARPDVPVVDDANWGRNPIDAWIAQGHQENELTPQSEASRVLLLRRLSFDLIGLPPSSEEIAAVVNDPSSDWYEKTVDRLLDDPRHGERWARHWMDNWRYSDWWGLNAQLRNSQRHMWHWRDWIVESLNNDVPYDEMVRLMLAADELAPDDPAKLRATGFLARNFYIFNRHTWMDQTVEHVGKGLLGLTMNCAKCHDHKFDPIGHDDYYKMRAFFEPYLVRLDNVPGELDVNKDGIPRVFDALVDAPTYRFIRGDEAQPDKSTVIAPGVPKMFEFEELTIEPVDLPPEAWQPARRPWVLDDHLAAAKKRQQASQTRVEKATAALEKARKSAEGSSPVEESTTPFTPIVEDFATLDDSRWKQGAGEWNHQPGRVEQTKDGQTRSVLQLMQNPPRDFDASIRFQIHGAGGWRTVGIGFDAPIAEDDSINESRQLVYASGHAGGPKVQASFLENGKSKYPGDGRSAADIQLDTDYTLRVQVRGNLINASLNDKPLIAFRTPLARVDGALQLITFDAIASISEFKLSALPGDVKLRDSSGATSVDPVVAAEFELAIAKAQAAVGKADLESVQARALAMRTAWDSNDDAAIREQAVAAIRAERAHAVAKARSTVTAEQVAVARATADKLKAAEKKLATAKEALAKAEASLKAEVKDSDQFTQLKGAKWTATRFQFTGRDDPDVEFPQQSTGRRAALARWITDPRNPLTARVAANHIWTRHLGQPLVASTFDFGRNGNAPTHPELLDWLASELIDSGWNMKHLHRLIVLSSTYRMDSSLSGMDDQLAKDPDNQHWWRRVPIRLESQAVRDAVLAVAGTLDDTMGGPSVLPADQDKSHRRSLYFFHSNNEKNLLLSTFDEASVAECYQREQSIVPQQALALSNSGLVLESSQQIASTIAADHPDDEAFVRQAFLLLLGIQPTAQEIDDCQSALTAWRELPEGSDDSARGNLIWAIINHNDFVTLR; encoded by the coding sequence ATGAAGCTTCCTAGCCGAATCTGCGCGACGATCATCTGCCTTGCGGTCGTTGCTCAAGCGAGTCTTTTCGCGGACGACACCCAAGTCGACTACGAAACCGAAGTCAAGCCGCTGCTTCGCGAGCGTTGTTACGCTTGCCACGGAGCGCTGAAGCAGGAAGGAGGCCTCCGACTCGATACCGGTGCCTTTATGCGCCAAGGTGGCGATTCGGGTGCGGCTGTCGATTTGGAAGAGGATCCCGAATTTAACCTGCTGGTCGAGCGGACGGCTGACACCGATCCGGGCTCGCGGATGCCGCCGGAATTCGAAGGCGAACCGCTCTCGGCCGAACAGGTCGACCTTCTGAAACGCTGGATCGCGGCGGGAGCCGATTCGCCAGCCGACGAGGTACCGGAAGCCGATCCCGCGCAGCACTGGTCGTTTCAACCGCTCGCCCGTCCCGACGTTCCAGTGGTCGACGATGCGAACTGGGGACGCAATCCCATCGACGCCTGGATTGCTCAAGGCCATCAAGAGAATGAACTGACGCCACAATCCGAAGCTTCGCGTGTCCTGTTGCTGCGCCGGCTGTCGTTCGATCTGATCGGCCTGCCGCCCAGCAGCGAAGAGATCGCTGCGGTCGTTAACGATCCGTCTTCGGACTGGTACGAAAAAACTGTCGACAGGTTGTTGGACGACCCACGTCATGGCGAGCGTTGGGCGCGACACTGGATGGACAACTGGCGTTATAGCGATTGGTGGGGGCTGAATGCTCAACTGCGAAACAGCCAACGGCACATGTGGCACTGGCGCGATTGGATCGTTGAATCGCTGAACAATGACGTTCCCTACGACGAGATGGTTCGCTTGATGTTGGCGGCCGACGAGCTTGCTCCCGATGACCCTGCCAAACTGCGGGCCACCGGATTTCTGGCTCGCAACTTCTACATCTTCAACCGGCACACCTGGATGGACCAAACGGTCGAACATGTCGGCAAGGGCTTGCTGGGCCTGACGATGAACTGCGCCAAGTGTCACGACCACAAGTTCGATCCGATCGGACATGACGACTACTACAAGATGCGGGCATTTTTTGAGCCCTATCTGGTTCGCTTGGACAACGTGCCGGGTGAATTGGATGTCAACAAGGATGGCATCCCGCGCGTCTTCGATGCGTTGGTCGATGCGCCGACCTACCGCTTCATTCGCGGCGACGAAGCTCAACCCGACAAATCGACGGTGATCGCTCCCGGCGTGCCGAAGATGTTTGAGTTTGAAGAGCTGACGATTGAGCCCGTCGATCTGCCACCGGAAGCTTGGCAACCGGCCCGCCGTCCCTGGGTGTTAGACGATCATCTTGCCGCCGCAAAAAAGCGTCAGCAAGCGAGCCAGACGCGAGTTGAAAAAGCGACAGCTGCTTTGGAAAAGGCACGCAAGTCGGCCGAAGGGAGCAGCCCCGTCGAGGAATCGACCACGCCGTTTACTCCCATCGTGGAAGATTTCGCGACGCTCGACGACTCGCGCTGGAAACAGGGGGCTGGCGAATGGAACCATCAACCAGGTCGAGTCGAACAGACGAAGGATGGCCAAACGCGGTCGGTCCTGCAGTTGATGCAGAATCCGCCACGCGATTTTGACGCCAGCATTCGTTTCCAAATTCATGGAGCCGGCGGCTGGCGAACGGTTGGCATCGGATTCGATGCACCGATCGCAGAGGACGACTCGATCAATGAATCGCGGCAATTGGTCTATGCGAGCGGGCACGCTGGCGGTCCCAAGGTTCAGGCTTCGTTTCTCGAAAACGGCAAGTCGAAGTATCCTGGCGATGGAAGATCGGCAGCTGATATCCAGCTGGACACCGATTACACGCTGCGAGTTCAGGTTCGCGGCAACCTGATCAACGCATCGTTAAACGACAAACCGCTGATCGCTTTCCGGACGCCTTTGGCTCGGGTGGATGGTGCGCTGCAGTTGATCACCTTTGACGCGATCGCATCGATCTCGGAATTCAAGCTCTCCGCGTTGCCCGGCGACGTGAAGCTACGCGACTCCAGCGGAGCGACGAGTGTCGATCCCGTGGTCGCGGCGGAGTTCGAACTGGCGATCGCGAAGGCCCAGGCCGCTGTCGGCAAGGCCGATCTGGAAAGCGTGCAAGCCCGCGCCTTGGCGATGCGAACCGCTTGGGATTCCAACGACGATGCGGCGATCCGCGAGCAAGCGGTCGCAGCGATTCGGGCGGAACGTGCACACGCGGTTGCGAAGGCACGATCGACGGTGACGGCGGAACAGGTAGCTGTTGCACGAGCGACCGCCGACAAATTGAAGGCGGCTGAAAAGAAGCTGGCCACCGCGAAAGAGGCACTTGCCAAAGCGGAGGCGTCGCTGAAAGCGGAGGTCAAGGATTCGGATCAATTCACGCAGCTGAAGGGAGCGAAATGGACCGCCACCCGCTTCCAATTTACGGGCAGAGACGATCCCGATGTCGAGTTCCCTCAGCAGAGTACGGGGCGCCGCGCGGCGCTGGCCCGTTGGATCACCGATCCTCGCAATCCGCTGACAGCTCGCGTTGCTGCGAATCACATTTGGACGCGGCACTTGGGACAGCCGTTGGTCGCTTCGACGTTCGATTTTGGTCGCAACGGGAACGCCCCGACACATCCTGAACTGCTCGACTGGCTCGCTTCGGAACTTATCGATAGCGGCTGGAACATGAAGCATTTGCATCGCTTGATCGTCCTCTCGAGCACCTATCGCATGGACTCCTCGCTGAGCGGAATGGATGACCAACTGGCAAAAGATCCCGACAACCAGCATTGGTGGCGAAGAGTCCCGATCCGGCTGGAATCGCAAGCGGTTCGCGACGCCGTTCTGGCTGTTGCTGGAACGCTCGACGATACGATGGGCGGACCGTCGGTGCTCCCCGCCGATCAAGACAAATCGCATCGCCGCAGCTTGTACTTCTTCCATAGCAACAACGAGAAGAACCTGCTGTTGAGCACGTTCGACGAAGCGTCGGTGGCCGAGTGTTACCAGCGCGAACAAAGCATCGTACCGCAACAAGCGCTCGCGCTTTCGAACAGCGGTCTGGTGCTCGAATCGTCGCAACAGATCGCCAGCACGATCGCGGCCGACCATCCTGACGACGAGGCCTTTGTTCGACAGGCCTTCCTGTTGCTGTTGGGAATTCAGCCGACAGCTCAAGAAATCGACGACTGCCAATCGGCGTTGACCGCCTGGCGTGAATTGCCCGAGGGAAGCGACGATTCGGCCCGCGGGAACTTGATCTGGGCGATCATCAACCACAACGACTTTGTCACGCTGCGTTAG